In Planctomycetota bacterium, the DNA window CCATCGACCAGGTCGAGCAGGTGCGGCTGGTGTTCCTGGCGCCGGACGCCGAGGCCGAGGGGATCAGCGTGGGTCCCGCGGCGTCGTTACCGGGCGCGGGCGGCTTCGAGCCGGGCTCGCTCGAAGCGCTGTCGCAGGGCATGGCCGATGCCTTCGCCACGGGCCTGCAGGACATGCCGCCCGAGATGATGCAGGTCATGCAGGACATGGTCCAGGCCATGGCGGCGTTCGGCGGCGACCAGGCACGATTCGAGCGGGAAATGAACGCCGCCGCACGTTCCGTGCTCGCCGCCGATGCCTCGCTCCGCAGCGATCTGGCGAGCGCGCTCAACATGCCCGCCGATGCCAGCGCCGACGACATCGTGGCCCAGCTCGATGATCCGGGCTCGGGCATCCAGGATTCGCTTTCGGGCGGCGCCGGCAGCGTCGAAGAAATGGAGGTCTTCGTGCGGCTCCTCCAGGGCATCGAGGCCGAGGCCGGCGTGGATCCAAACGTCAGACAGGTGGCAACCTCCATCCGCCGGCTCGCGCAGGTCGACCTCGCGGGTGCCGCGGCGGGCGTGGGCTCGCCCGCGCCATCCTCGGGCTTCGCGAGCGATGTCGACGCCGCGGGTGCCATCATCCTCGCCGTCCAGACCCCGGGCGAGGCCTACATCACCGGCTGGTCTGCCCGCCCGAGCGGCGGCTCCTGGGTCTTTAGCGGCGCGCCCACCGTCAACGCCACCGCCGCCCGCGCCACCGCCATGGACGGCTCGGTCGGCTCGCAGAGCTTCAGCATCGCCGCCGTCGCGGCCGCGGTCGACCTCGGCGGAGACGACGCCGGCCAGATCGGCCCCGAGGAGCCCGAGCCCGAGGCCCAGCCCCAGGACGACGGCGGCGGCCGCGTCCGCACGACGCCCCGCGGGCCCATCCGCATCCCCGGCGGCGGTTGATGTGTCCCTGAGCGCTCCGTAGCGGCCCTCTGGCCGCACACTCGCTCCTGCGTGCCCGCGACGCCGGGCGAACCGAGGCCAATCATTGACTCCACGCGGGGCGCGTCGATCGCGCCCCGCTGTCTTTCCACGACGCTTCGATGGGCCCCGCCGGGCCCGCCGCGGAGGCCCCACCCATGGCAGATGACACCCAACGCGTCGCGCTCGTGACCGGCGCCAGCCGCGGCATCGGCCGCGCGATCGCGCAGCGGCTCGCCGCCGATGGCCGGCACGTCGTGCTCGCCAGCCGCTCGCCCCAGCCCCTCGAGGAGGCCAAGGCCGAAATCGAGGCCGCCGGCGGCGCCGCCAGCGTGCTGCCCGTCGACGTCGGCGATCGCCAGGCCCTCGCCAGCGGCATCGACTCGGTCGTCAAGGAGCACGGCCGGCTCGACGTGCTAGTCAACAACGCCGGCATCACCCGGGATACGCTCGCGCTGCGCATGACCGACGAGCAGTGGGACGAGGTGCTCGGCGTCAACCTCACCAGCGCCTTCGTCGCCTGCCGCGCCGCGGCCCGCAGCATGATGAAGAACCGCTTCGGCCGCATCGTCAACATTGCGTCGACGACGGCGGTCGTCGGCAACGCGGGCCAGGCCAACTACGCCGCCGCCAAGAGCG includes these proteins:
- the fabG gene encoding 3-oxoacyl-[acyl-carrier-protein] reductase — protein: MADDTQRVALVTGASRGIGRAIAQRLAADGRHVVLASRSPQPLEEAKAEIEAAGGAASVLPVDVGDRQALASGIDSVVKEHGRLDVLVNNAGITRDTLALRMTDEQWDEVLGVNLTSAFVACRAAARSMMKNRFGRIVNIASTTAVVGNAGQANYAAAKSGLVGLTKTLARELGSKGVTANVVAPGFIETDMTANLPDEAKDHVLKLMSVPRLGAADDIAAAVSYISSDDAGFLTGQVLCVDGGLTMC